In Methanomassiliicoccus luminyensis B10, a single genomic region encodes these proteins:
- the pylC gene encoding 3-methylornithine--L-lysine ligase PylC, with protein sequence MKLGIVGGKLQGMEAAYLAKKAGMEVVVVDRRADAPALSLADHGIVMDTIKDDKAAAKVFADCDAVLPANEDLATLTHLVRLFKDLKVPLIFDMSAYQVSSSKVRSNDLMRRLKVPMPSSWPECGFPAVVKPSGESGSAGVTCAHNNGELEAGKERIRRMGDECVVQEFVDGPSISIEVIGNGEEFVPLVTTQIYLDDAYDCKMVRSPWVDRDMRVEEEFAEASLRIASELRVRGIMDVEAIVCKRMPKILEIDARIPSQTPAAVLASHGINMVQMLAEVFVKGNLPKPSVRGGGAAVYEHFVVEGRAMRSCGEGGFADVRNPRLVPGLFGSDEMITDYRPGKGTWRATMICSGSTPAQAWDKRMKALRNIIDENNITQYIDPEPEGYT encoded by the coding sequence ATGAAGCTGGGGATAGTAGGCGGCAAACTTCAGGGGATGGAGGCCGCGTACCTGGCCAAGAAGGCGGGCATGGAGGTGGTGGTCGTGGACCGCCGAGCCGACGCTCCCGCTCTCTCGCTGGCGGACCACGGGATCGTGATGGACACCATCAAGGACGACAAGGCCGCGGCCAAGGTGTTCGCCGACTGTGACGCGGTGCTGCCGGCCAACGAGGACCTCGCGACGCTGACTCACCTGGTCCGCCTGTTCAAGGACCTGAAGGTCCCCCTGATCTTCGATATGAGCGCCTACCAGGTCTCCTCCTCCAAGGTCCGCTCCAACGATCTCATGAGGCGCCTGAAGGTGCCGATGCCCTCCTCCTGGCCGGAGTGCGGGTTCCCCGCGGTGGTGAAGCCCTCGGGGGAATCGGGCAGCGCCGGCGTCACCTGCGCCCACAACAACGGCGAGCTGGAGGCGGGCAAGGAGAGGATCCGCCGGATGGGCGACGAGTGCGTGGTCCAGGAGTTCGTGGACGGACCGTCCATATCCATAGAGGTCATCGGCAACGGCGAGGAATTCGTGCCCCTGGTCACCACCCAGATCTACCTCGACGACGCCTACGACTGCAAGATGGTGCGCTCCCCCTGGGTAGACCGCGACATGCGCGTGGAGGAGGAGTTCGCCGAGGCAAGCCTGAGGATAGCTTCCGAGCTGAGGGTCAGGGGCATCATGGACGTCGAGGCCATCGTCTGCAAGAGGATGCCCAAGATACTGGAGATCGACGCCAGGATACCGAGCCAGACCCCCGCGGCGGTGCTGGCCTCTCACGGCATCAACATGGTCCAGATGCTGGCGGAGGTGTTCGTCAAGGGGAACCTGCCCAAGCCGTCCGTCCGAGGGGGCGGGGCGGCCGTCTACGAGCATTTCGTGGTGGAAGGGAGGGCCATGAGGTCCTGCGGCGAGGGCGGCTTCGCCGACGTCCGCAATCCCCGGCTCGTTCCCGGCCTGTTCGGCTCCGATGAGATGATAACCGACTACCGGCCGGGCAAGGGGACCTGGAGGGCCACCATGATATGCTCCGGCAGCACCCCCGCGCAAGCCTGGGACAAGAGGATGAAGGCGCTGCGGAACATTATCGACGAGAATAACATCACCCAGTACATCGACCCGGAGCCGGAGGGGTACACGTGA
- the pylB gene encoding methylornithine synthase PylB, protein MEAKLDVILGKAVGREELSRDEVSYLLSLRDSGSMGRLFETARVVKERNFGNKVFLYGFVYFSTHCRNDCSFCFYRRSNQESVRYRKRLEEVVALASDLDDAGVHLIDLTMGEDPQFRGPSNWDALLEVVSAVNETTDLPIMASPGTLPQERFGPLRDAGADWFACYQETHNKDLFSRLRPHQDYDVRLNQKRWARRSGMLTEEGIMIGVGESIEDRADSIEAMGQLGVQQVRAMTFVPQKNTPMELLPPTPYLDELVTLAVMRLVHQDKLIPASLDIEGAKGLRPRLDAGANVITSIIPPREGLAGVAQHELDIDTGDRSAGSIERMLDELDVRVASPGEYRGLVDGWKSRISVEGVV, encoded by the coding sequence ATGGAAGCAAAACTCGACGTCATCCTGGGAAAGGCCGTGGGCAGAGAGGAGCTCTCCCGAGATGAGGTATCCTACCTGCTGTCCCTGAGGGACAGTGGATCGATGGGCCGCCTCTTCGAAACGGCCAGAGTTGTCAAGGAGAGGAACTTCGGGAACAAGGTGTTCCTGTACGGCTTCGTGTATTTCAGCACCCACTGCCGGAACGACTGCTCATTCTGCTTTTACAGGAGGTCCAACCAGGAGAGCGTCAGATACCGGAAGAGGCTGGAGGAAGTGGTGGCCCTCGCGTCCGATCTGGACGATGCTGGCGTCCACCTCATCGATCTCACCATGGGAGAGGACCCCCAGTTCAGGGGTCCGTCCAACTGGGATGCGCTGCTGGAAGTGGTCAGTGCGGTGAACGAGACCACTGACCTGCCCATCATGGCGTCCCCGGGCACCCTGCCGCAGGAGCGGTTCGGGCCCCTCCGGGACGCCGGGGCGGACTGGTTCGCCTGCTACCAGGAGACGCACAATAAGGACCTGTTCTCGAGGCTGCGGCCCCATCAGGATTACGATGTCAGGCTGAACCAGAAGAGGTGGGCCCGCCGGTCCGGCATGCTCACCGAGGAAGGCATCATGATCGGCGTGGGCGAGAGCATCGAGGACCGCGCCGACTCGATCGAAGCGATGGGGCAGCTGGGGGTCCAACAGGTGAGGGCGATGACCTTCGTGCCTCAGAAGAACACCCCCATGGAGCTGCTCCCCCCCACCCCGTACCTCGATGAACTCGTCACCCTGGCGGTCATGCGCCTGGTCCACCAGGACAAGCTGATCCCCGCATCGCTGGACATCGAGGGCGCGAAGGGTCTGAGGCCCCGCCTGGACGCGGGAGCCAACGTGATCACGTCCATAATCCCTCCGCGGGAGGGGCTGGCCGGGGTGGCACAACACGAGCTGGACATCGACACCGGCGACAGGTCCGCGGGTAGCATCGAGCGCATGCTCGACGAACTGGATGTCCGCGTGGCGTCCCCGGGCGAGTACCGCGGCCTCGTGGACGGATGGAAGAGCAGGATCTCCGTTGAGGGAGTGGTCTGA
- a CDS encoding APC family permease: MRRTIDWKQGLAIAVGVPLLILPSIGYTASYLWAAAIILWAMSVFQGFMQNLAYGELATTFPKASGLPGFAQQVFGSKKNGSKYDRGKLIGGFSAWAYWFAWNPVLAIFSLLIGSYLQGLIPALADVSYVLLSLVAGAVIFSFLILVNARGLANGARIGLVLAAVSIIPLIIITIAPFVTGDFVWSNVTTAILPTDWQWDMNHILILLGLFGIAQWSACAWETAAIYGPQYKRPGFDVPRALFACGAICLFTFIFVQASVTGTLGIQGVIDEPISPLLPVANIAFGEFGGAIMIVMLMAAMVLIIQTAYLGSSTAMHSMAQEGNLPRFFAKLNSNGVPVRAMLVIGAFNLLLITLETPTAILAASAMGYACANGISLAAYWKARTDPGMAKLDRPFKAPRGWKFVAMAFALFNIPLCLIGIMYLNGQEFGSTAIVVGIIVLSLYLPIWFYTQRKNHVAGAVEAEVRPKTE, from the coding sequence TTGCGAAGGACGATCGACTGGAAACAAGGATTGGCAATAGCCGTGGGGGTCCCCCTGCTGATACTGCCATCTATAGGGTACACCGCGAGCTACCTGTGGGCAGCGGCGATCATCCTGTGGGCCATGTCGGTCTTCCAGGGATTCATGCAGAACCTTGCGTACGGGGAGCTGGCTACCACGTTCCCCAAAGCTTCCGGACTGCCGGGGTTCGCCCAGCAGGTCTTCGGGAGCAAGAAGAACGGTTCGAAGTATGATCGAGGCAAATTGATCGGCGGGTTCAGCGCGTGGGCTTACTGGTTCGCCTGGAACCCGGTGCTGGCCATATTCTCGCTGCTCATCGGCAGCTATCTGCAGGGCCTCATACCGGCGCTGGCCGATGTCAGCTATGTCCTGTTGTCCCTGGTGGCGGGAGCGGTGATCTTCTCGTTCCTCATCCTGGTGAACGCCCGCGGGCTTGCCAACGGGGCCAGGATAGGACTGGTTCTTGCCGCGGTATCCATCATCCCGCTGATCATAATCACGATCGCTCCGTTCGTTACCGGCGATTTCGTCTGGTCCAACGTCACCACCGCGATCCTGCCCACTGACTGGCAGTGGGACATGAACCACATACTGATACTCCTGGGGCTGTTCGGCATCGCCCAGTGGAGCGCCTGTGCGTGGGAGACGGCGGCCATCTACGGACCTCAGTACAAGAGGCCCGGTTTCGACGTTCCCAGGGCGCTGTTCGCCTGCGGGGCGATATGCCTGTTCACGTTCATCTTCGTCCAGGCATCCGTTACCGGGACGCTCGGCATCCAGGGGGTCATCGATGAGCCCATCTCCCCCCTGCTGCCGGTGGCCAACATAGCCTTCGGCGAGTTCGGCGGGGCGATAATGATCGTCATGCTGATGGCGGCTATGGTACTCATCATCCAGACCGCGTACCTGGGGTCCTCGACCGCCATGCACTCCATGGCCCAGGAAGGGAACCTTCCCCGGTTCTTCGCCAAGCTGAACTCCAACGGCGTGCCCGTCAGGGCCATGCTGGTGATCGGCGCGTTCAATCTCTTGCTCATAACCCTGGAAACGCCCACGGCCATTCTGGCTGCCTCGGCCATGGGATACGCGTGCGCCAACGGCATCAGCCTGGCCGCGTATTGGAAGGCCAGGACCGATCCGGGAATGGCCAAGCTCGACCGGCCGTTCAAGGCGCCGCGGGGCTGGAAGTTCGTGGCGATGGCGTTCGCGCTGTTCAACATCCCCCTGTGCCTTATCGGCATCATGTACCTGAACGGACAGGAGTTCGGGTCCACCGCGATAGTGGTCGGGATCATCGTGCTGTCGCTATACCTGCCCATATGGTTCTACACGCAGCGCAAGAACCACGTGGCCGGGGCCGTCGAAGCGGAGGTCCGCCCCAAAACGGAGTGA
- the pylSc gene encoding pyrrolysine--tRNA(Pyl) ligase large subunit, translating to MGGTVDPSLAFSSEAERESAFQRISADLQGANLAKIRRCAEAPERHPIGSLENTLACALAAKGFIEVKTPMMIPADGLVKMGIDESHPLWNQVFWVGPKKALRPMLAPNLYFLMRHLRRSVPAPLLLFEIGPCFRKESRGSNHLEEFTMLNLVELAPQADATERLKEHIATVMNAVGLPYELVVEGSEVYGTTIDVEVDGVELASGAVGPLPMDKPHGITEPWAGVGFGLERIALMRTKEQNIKKVGRSLVYVNGARIDI from the coding sequence ATGGGAGGCACCGTGGACCCGTCCCTCGCTTTTTCTTCCGAAGCGGAAAGAGAGTCGGCGTTCCAGAGGATCAGCGCCGACCTGCAGGGCGCCAACCTCGCCAAGATCCGGCGATGCGCGGAGGCGCCCGAGCGCCACCCCATAGGCTCCCTGGAGAACACCCTGGCCTGCGCCCTGGCGGCGAAGGGGTTCATCGAGGTCAAGACCCCCATGATGATCCCCGCGGACGGCCTGGTCAAGATGGGGATCGACGAATCCCATCCCCTTTGGAACCAGGTGTTCTGGGTCGGGCCCAAGAAGGCCCTTCGCCCTATGCTGGCCCCGAACCTGTACTTCCTCATGAGGCACCTGCGCCGCTCCGTCCCCGCGCCTCTCCTGCTCTTCGAGATCGGCCCCTGCTTCCGGAAGGAGTCCCGGGGGTCCAACCACCTTGAGGAGTTCACCATGCTGAATCTCGTAGAACTCGCTCCCCAGGCCGATGCTACGGAGCGGCTCAAGGAGCACATCGCCACCGTCATGAACGCGGTGGGGCTGCCGTACGAGCTCGTGGTCGAAGGGTCCGAGGTGTACGGCACCACCATCGACGTGGAGGTTGACGGGGTCGAGCTCGCCTCCGGCGCGGTAGGGCCCCTGCCAATGGACAAACCCCATGGGATCACCGAGCCGTGGGCGGGCGTGGGGTTCGGCCTGGAGCGCATTGCGCTCATGCGGACGAAAGAGCAGAACATCAAGAAGGTCGGAAGGAGCCTGGTCTACGTTAACGGCGCCAGGATCGACATATAG
- the pylD gene encoding 3-methylornithyl-N6-L-lysine dehydrogenase PylD, with translation MTRLTPVMIEEVPFTLHGRDGDLQRKLGVSLKDLAFEALRLCKDDLDLASLKVAAVPVSSGAGVIPTFCRSVCAVTQHLGMSSFVTRKGDVAGMAEAIAEGADIIFIADDEEFIAFNVQGGMFSENSRSTALGYCTALEMAAGGLRGKDVLVIGAGRMGQWVIEWLGAAGARVSAVDTDPAKAALARERFGVTVIEDPEEGIRNAELIFNASPARIPGPWIREGAIIASPGVPYGFDREGEERARLIVHDPLQIGVAVMAVWSAMYSGRPAPNLGPAPAMAAAEQ, from the coding sequence GTGACCCGCCTGACCCCCGTGATGATCGAGGAGGTGCCGTTCACCCTTCATGGCCGCGACGGGGACCTCCAGAGAAAGCTGGGCGTGAGCCTGAAGGACCTTGCCTTCGAGGCCCTGAGGCTCTGCAAGGACGATCTCGACCTCGCATCCTTGAAGGTCGCCGCGGTGCCCGTGTCCAGCGGGGCCGGGGTGATCCCCACCTTCTGCCGCTCGGTGTGCGCCGTCACCCAGCATCTGGGGATGAGCAGCTTCGTGACGCGGAAAGGGGACGTGGCGGGCATGGCCGAGGCCATTGCCGAGGGCGCTGACATAATATTCATCGCCGACGACGAGGAGTTCATTGCCTTCAATGTCCAGGGAGGCATGTTCTCGGAGAACAGCCGCTCCACCGCCTTGGGCTACTGCACCGCGCTGGAGATGGCCGCTGGGGGCCTCCGTGGGAAGGACGTCCTGGTGATAGGGGCCGGCAGGATGGGGCAGTGGGTCATCGAATGGCTCGGCGCCGCCGGAGCCAGGGTCTCGGCGGTCGACACGGACCCGGCGAAAGCGGCCCTGGCACGGGAGCGGTTCGGCGTTACCGTCATCGAGGACCCCGAGGAAGGGATCAGGAATGCCGAGCTCATCTTCAACGCCTCCCCCGCCCGGATCCCCGGGCCCTGGATCAGGGAAGGCGCGATCATAGCCTCGCCCGGGGTCCCCTACGGCTTCGATCGGGAGGGCGAGGAGAGGGCCAGGCTCATCGTGCACGATCCTCTGCAGATCGGCGTGGCGGTCATGGCGGTATGGAGCGCCATGTATTCCGGCAGGCCCGCCCCGAACCTGGGGCCGGCCCCGGCAATGGCCGCGGCTGAGCAGTGA